The following is a genomic window from Caproiciproducens sp. CPB-2.
CCCGAGCGACGACGACACAAGCGACAGGTTGCCGCCGGTCAGGATTCCCCTTGCGCATCCGCCGACCAGCGTTTGAACCGGCATATTGTCCGGATTGCGCAGCTCGCCGGTTTTTCCGCCGAACAGCACCTTTTTCAGGCTGTCCGCCGTGTACTCGTCCATGCCCCGGTACCATTCCGTGGCGGGCATGGGGGTGTGGTAGGTGACCATGCGGCACTGCTGGTTCAAAACGATATGAAGCGAAGTGACGTCGCTGTAGCCGCAGAAGAATTTGGGATGCCTGCGGATGCTGTTCCAGTCGATCCGGTTCATCAGGCGCTGTGCGCCGTAGCCGCCGCGGATGCAGAGGATGCCGTCGATTTCCCCGTCCGCGAACGCCGCGTTGACGTCGTTGGCGCGAAGCAGGTCGTCCCCGGCCAGGTAGCCGTGCGCCCTGCGGCAGCTTTCAAAGATGACGGGCTTTAAGGAGAGCTCTTCCACCGCCCGGACCGCCGGGCCGAAGCGCTCCGGGGGAACCGGGCCGGCCGGGGCGATCAGCGCGACGCGCGCGCCCGGGAACAGTGGTTTCGGCGTAAACATGTTATCCCTCCAATAGTTTCCGGTACTCTTGCAGCTCGGGCTCGTTTGCCAGTACAAAATGGCCGGGCTCAATTTCGCACCAAACCGGTTTGTCGACCGAGTAATCGTGCATTTCGGGGTCGTACACCAGAAGCTGCTTGTTCTTTTCCGCGGCCGGGTCGGGCAGCGGAATCGCGGAAAGCAGCGCGCGGGTGTAGGGGTGCAGCGGGCGGGCGAACAGCTGCTCCGTTTCGGCCAGCTCCACCAGCACGCCCTTGCGGATGACCGCGACGCGGTCGGAAATAAAGCGGACGACGGAAAGGTCGTGCGCGATAAACAGATAGGTCAGCCCGCGCTTTTTCCGCAGCTCGGCAAGCAGGTTCAGCACCTGCGCGCGGATGGAAACGTCGAGCGCGCTGATGGGTTCGTCGGCAATGATAAAATCCGGCTGCATGATCAGCGCGCGCGCAATGCCGATGCGCTGCCGCTGCCCGCCGGAAAATTCGTGCGGGAACCGGCTGGCGAATTCGGGCAGCAGGCCCACGTCGGTCAGCGCACGGTCGACCTCCTCCCGCCGCTCCTTTTCGCTCAGGTGCCTTCCGCAGTTGTAAAGGCCCTCCGAGACGATATAGTCCACCTTGGCGCGCTCGTTCAGGCTCGCCATCGGGTCCTGAAAAATCATCTGGATGCGGCGCGTCAGCTCGCGGTCGAGCTCACGTGAAATCGGGCCGTTTATTTTTTGGCCTTTATACAGGATTTCCCCGCCGGAGGTGGGGTTGATCCGGATGATCGAGCGGCCGATGGTCGTTTTTCCGGAACCGGATTCCCCGACCAGCCCGAAGGTTTCTCCTTCCTGAATCGAAAAGCTCACGCCGTCCACGGCGACAAATTTCTGTTTTCTGGTGCCAAAAGTGACGGTAAGGTCCTTTACTTCCAGCAGCGGCGTTTTTTTCTCAGGCATGGCCGCTCACCTCCCGGTGCAGATTCCGGACGATTTCCGGCGGGTCTACCTTGGGCGCCCGCGGGTCCAGCAGCCAGGTGCGCGCCTTGTGGGTGGGGCTTACGTCAAAATACGGCGGACGCTTGACAAAGTCGATTTTCAGCGCGCGCGGGTTGCGCGGCGCGAACGCGTCGCCCTCGATGTGCGTGAACAGGTTCGGCGGGGCGCCCTTGATGGAGTACAGGTTTTCACCCTTGACGCCGAGCTGCGGCAGGGAGGAGAGCAGCGCCCAGGTGTACGGGTGGCGGGGATTGTAGAACACTTCCTCGCATTTCCCGATTTCCACGATGTCGCCCGCGTACATGACCGCGATGCGGTCGGCCACGTTGGCGACCACGCCCAGGTCATGGGTAATATAAATCGTCGTCAGATCGTATTTATCCTTTAAATCCTTGAGCAGCTTCAGAATCTGCGCCTGAATGGTCACGTCCAGCGCGGTGGTCGGCTCGTCGCAGATCAGGATTTTCGGCTTGCACGCGACGGCGCTGGCGATGACCACGCGCTGGCGCATGCCGCCGGAAAATTCATGGGGATACTGGTGCATCCGGTTTTGGGCGTCGGAAATGCCGACGTCCTCCAGAATGGAAACCGCCGCCGCTTTCGCTTCGGCCCCTTTCAGCCCCTGATGCAGCTCGACCGCCTCGCAGACCTGGTAGCCGATGGTCTTGAGCGGGTTCAGGCTGGTCATCGGGTCCTGCAGCACCATGGCGATCTCTTTGCCGCGCACCGCGAGCCACTCCTTTTCGGTTTTCAGCTTGCTCAGGTCCTTGCCGTCATAAAGGATTTCTCCGTTTGTAATCGTGCCGTTCGCATCCAGAAGGCCCATAAAGGTTTTGACCAGGACGGACTTGCCGGAGCCGGATTCCCCGACGATCGCAAGGCTTTCCCTTTTATAAAGATCGAGCGATATTCCGCGGATTGCGTGAAGAATGCGCCCGCGAAGATTGAATTTTACTTCCAGGTCTTTTACGGAAAGAATGACTTCCTGTTCCATTCTTCAGCCTCCTTAAACATGGTTTTTCGGGTCGGACGCGTCCGCGAACGCATTGCCGATGATATAAAACGAAATCGTGACGACGGAAAGCGCGATTGCCGGGAAAAACAGCTGGTACCGCAGCGCGGGGGAGGTCATCAGCACGCGGCCCTCGTTGATGAGGTTGCCGAGCGACGGGATGCTGACCGGAAGCCCCAGCCCGATATAGGTGAGGAACACCTCGTTGCCGATGGCGGCGGGAATCGCCAGCGCCATGCGCAGCATAATGACGGATACGAGATACGGCAGCAGGTTTTTCAGGATAATGCGGCGCGTCGGCGTGCCGAGGCAGCGGGAGGCCAGATTGTAGTCCCGGTCGCGGATGATCAGGATCTGGTTGCGGATAAACCGCGCCATGTCGAGCCACCCGGTCAGGCACATGGCGAACACCAGCGTCGGGATGCTGGGCCGCATAATGTAGGAGAACAAGATCAGGACGACGGTCTGGGGAATATTGTCCAGCACATTGTAAATTTCGGTGAATAACCGGTCAAGCTTACGGACGTAGCCCCAGAGAACGCCCATCAGGATGCCGAGCACCGCCTCGCTGAGCGCGACGGCGAAACCGATCAGCAGCGAAGTGCGCGTGCCGCTCCAGACGCGGCTCCACAGATCCTGCCCGATGGAGTTGGTGCCGAACCAGAATTCCCCGCCGGGCTGCAGGTTCCTCAGCTGCAAACCGTCTGCGCCGTTGAAAATTTCCGTCGCGGAGCGCTGGCCGGGGATCATCGGCTGGATAAAGGTGAACAGGAGGATGGCTCCTATTAAAATCAGCAGGGACAGAGCGACCCTGTTTTTCAGAAAGACCTGAAAGGTGGAGCGCCAGTAGGAGTAGTCCGAGTAACCGGAGCGCTCCGCGGCGGCCTCGTCAAAGCCCGCAAAGGTGAACAGCTCGTCGTCGCTCAGCTCTTTGAGGGACCGGTTGATGCTGTCTTCCACAGCGGCGGATTTTCTGTGTCTCAGGGCCATTACCGTGCACCTCCCTTTTTCACAAAGCTGATGCGCGGGTCCATCAGGTTCATCAGGATATCGCCGAGCAGCAGGCCCACAATGCCCACCGCGGAGTAGATCAGCACCAGCGCCTGCACCATGTTGTTGTCCTGGCGCTGGATGACGTTGACCAGAAGGCCGCCCATGCCGGGGACCGAATACAGCGATTCAATATAGATGGAACCGGCGATGGTGTACAGCAGGGAGGTGGGAAGATACTGCACCATCGGCACGAACGCATTGCGGAACACGTGATTCTTCATGATGGATTTGCTGTCCACGCCCTTCGCGCGCGCAAGCCGTATGTAATCCTTGTTCAGCTCGTCGACCATGTACCGCCTGAGCCACATAGCGTAATAGGCGATGTTGCCGAGCGACAGCGACACGGTCGGAAGGATCCAGCTGACCGGGTTCGCGGCGCTGAACAGGATCGGCAGGCCGAGCCAGTCGGTAAAGTAGAGCTGTACCAGAAGGTAGTAAACGGCGGCGGGTACGGCGGTGATGAATACGATGAACGCGGTGCCGAATTTATCCCAGAAGCCGCTTTTGCTGCGCGCCATGGCGGTGCCGAGCGGAAGGCCCAGCAAAAGGGCGATCGCCATGGAGGCGAGACCCATATAGACGGATACCGGCGCTTTCGACGCAATGATCTCCATGACCGGCACGTTGGGGCGGTAGATCAGCGAATTGCCCAGGCTGCCGTGGAAAAGCCGGATGTAGAAGTTCTTGAGCTGGATCGGCAGCGGGTCGAGAAGCCCCATGCTCTGCAGGGCGGTGTGAATCTGGTTTTTATCCAGCTTGTCGAAATTCTGGAAGTAGCCCTCGATCGGCATCAGCCTCATCAGGGAAAACACAATGGTGATGATGATAAACAGGGTGATCAGGGACTGTGCCAGCCGTTTGGCTGTGTATTTTAACATGGCAATGCTCCTTTGCGGCAGGATATGAGAATGGCCGTTCCCCGGAATGCCCATTCTCATATCCTATCGATCAAAAATAGGAATAATGGCTCCGCCGCGCTTCAACGGAGCCATTATTCTTTCGTTTATCCTTTTAGGAATGCATTATTTCTTTGCTTTGGCAAGCGCGGCCGCGCGCTCTTCGTCCCATTTCTTTTCCGCGGCGTAGAATTCATCCATGCTCATGGGCTTTTCAAGCAGATGCTGTCCCTTGTAGCGAAGGATGGAAACACCGAACGGAGCGTACTGGTAATCGAATTCATTCCTCTTGGTGACCTGGTATCCGTCGGTGTTCAGGCCGTAGGGAATGACGAACGCGTTGTTGATAAGGAAGGCTTCCGCCTTGGCAAACGCGTTGTAGCGCTTGTCGAGGTCGGTGGATTCCGCAATCGCGGCGTTATACAGGTTGGTGTAGGTCTTATTGCCGTCGGCGTCGGTGTAACCCTGCGCCTTTTCGGGCCAGTTGTAGTTGCCGCCGCCCTCGCCGTTCGCGTCGTTCGGCTGGAACGGGTCGGTAAAGGTCTGCGGGTCGGCGTAGTCGGGGCCGAAGTTGACCTTCATCAGCGCGTATTTTCCGGCGCGGCGCGTAGCGGAAAGGAACCCGGTCGACGGGCCGGCCTCGGGGATAATATCGATGTAATCCTTGCCGAGCAGGCCCTCGAGCTGCTGCTCGACCACCTGGCACTCTTTATCCCAGTTGGCGGTGGTCGGATTGTACGGCATCAGAATCTTGACCGGCAGGGTCGCGCCCGCGGCCTTCAGCTCCGTTTTTGCCTTTTCGGCGTATTTTTTGGCTTCGTCCGCCTGGAAGGAATCGCGGGCGGTGATCGCTTTCAGGTCGCCGATATTGGTGTAGTCCGTACCGTCCAGATCGACCAGAGCGGGCGGGGTGACCGTGTTCAGAAGCTGTTTATCCGGATTGTACGGTTCCGCGACGGCAAGCGCCTTGATGCGGTCAAGGCCGTAGAAGATGGATTTGCGGAAATCCTCGTTGTTGACGGCCTTGGTCCAGTTGTCCGGCTCGTACTGCGCGTCGAACTTCGGATTGAAGTTGAAGGCGTAGAAGTAGGAGTAGCACTGGCTGCGGCTCGGGCTGACCAGATTCTTGGTGGAATCGTCTTTCATCCACTGGTCGAGAATATCGGAGGAAATATAGGCCTGATCGATTTCCCCGCGCTTATACATCTCCGGCGCGAGGGTGTTCTTTTCCTTGTTATAGGTTTCGGTAATGGTGCCGATGTAGACCTTGTCTTTATCCCAGTATTTGTCGTTCTTGGTATAGACGTGGGAGACCTGGGGCTCATAGGTGGTCAGAAGATACGCGCCGTTGTACAGAAGGCTGGTATTGTCGACTCCGAAACTGGCGCCTTTTTCCTTCAGAAAATCGCCGTTCGCCGGCAAAAAGCAGACGTAAACAAGCATGGAAAGGAAATACGGGGTCGGCTTTTTCAGCGTGTAAACCAGCGTGCTGTCGTCGGCAGCCTTGACGCCGACCTGTGAAAAGTCCGTGATCTTCTTATTATAGTAGTCCTCCGCGTTTTTGACCACGCTGTAAAAAATATTCGCGGTTTCCGATTGATAGGTGTCCGTCAGAAGATACTGGGCGGCGTCCACGAAGTCCTGCGCCTTCACGTCGGCGACCTCCTTGCCGGTGCTGTCCACCCATTTTACGCCCTTGCGCAGGTGGAAGGTCCAGGTGAGCTGGTCATCGCTGGTTTCCCATGT
Proteins encoded in this region:
- a CDS encoding S66 peptidase family protein translates to MFTPKPLFPGARVALIAPAGPVPPERFGPAVRAVEELSLKPVIFESCRRAHGYLAGDDLLRANDVNAAFADGEIDGILCIRGGYGAQRLMNRIDWNSIRRHPKFFCGYSDVTSLHIVLNQQCRMVTYHTPMPATEWYRGMDEYTADSLKKVLFGGKTGELRNPDNMPVQTLVGGCARGILTGGNLSLVSSSLGTCYEIDTKDKILFLEDVDEEPYRIDGMLNHLKMAGKFRDCAGILLGSFTGCAAEDPQKSLTLQQVFEELLVPEHKPALMDLACGHSLPSMSLPLGKEIEMNSISGKITVLEG
- a CDS encoding ATP-binding cassette domain-containing protein; protein product: MPEKKTPLLEVKDLTVTFGTRKQKFVAVDGVSFSIQEGETFGLVGESGSGKTTIGRSIIRINPTSGGEILYKGQKINGPISRELDRELTRRIQMIFQDPMASLNERAKVDYIVSEGLYNCGRHLSEKERREEVDRALTDVGLLPEFASRFPHEFSGGQRQRIGIARALIMQPDFIIADEPISALDVSIRAQVLNLLAELRKKRGLTYLFIAHDLSVVRFISDRVAVIRKGVLVELAETEQLFARPLHPYTRALLSAIPLPDPAAEKNKQLLVYDPEMHDYSVDKPVWCEIEPGHFVLANEPELQEYRKLLEG
- a CDS encoding ABC transporter ATP-binding protein — protein: MEQEVILSVKDLEVKFNLRGRILHAIRGISLDLYKRESLAIVGESGSGKSVLVKTFMGLLDANGTITNGEILYDGKDLSKLKTEKEWLAVRGKEIAMVLQDPMTSLNPLKTIGYQVCEAVELHQGLKGAEAKAAAVSILEDVGISDAQNRMHQYPHEFSGGMRQRVVIASAVACKPKILICDEPTTALDVTIQAQILKLLKDLKDKYDLTTIYITHDLGVVANVADRIAVMYAGDIVEIGKCEEVFYNPRHPYTWALLSSLPQLGVKGENLYSIKGAPPNLFTHIEGDAFAPRNPRALKIDFVKRPPYFDVSPTHKARTWLLDPRAPKVDPPEIVRNLHREVSGHA
- a CDS encoding ABC transporter permease — encoded protein: MALRHRKSAAVEDSINRSLKELSDDELFTFAGFDEAAAERSGYSDYSYWRSTFQVFLKNRVALSLLILIGAILLFTFIQPMIPGQRSATEIFNGADGLQLRNLQPGGEFWFGTNSIGQDLWSRVWSGTRTSLLIGFAVALSEAVLGILMGVLWGYVRKLDRLFTEIYNVLDNIPQTVVLILFSYIMRPSIPTLVFAMCLTGWLDMARFIRNQILIIRDRDYNLASRCLGTPTRRIILKNLLPYLVSVIMLRMALAIPAAIGNEVFLTYIGLGLPVSIPSLGNLINEGRVLMTSPALRYQLFFPAIALSVVTISFYIIGNAFADASDPKNHV
- a CDS encoding ABC transporter permease, which encodes MLKYTAKRLAQSLITLFIIITIVFSLMRLMPIEGYFQNFDKLDKNQIHTALQSMGLLDPLPIQLKNFYIRLFHGSLGNSLIYRPNVPVMEIIASKAPVSVYMGLASMAIALLLGLPLGTAMARSKSGFWDKFGTAFIVFITAVPAAVYYLLVQLYFTDWLGLPILFSAANPVSWILPTVSLSLGNIAYYAMWLRRYMVDELNKDYIRLARAKGVDSKSIMKNHVFRNAFVPMVQYLPTSLLYTIAGSIYIESLYSVPGMGGLLVNVIQRQDNNMVQALVLIYSAVGIVGLLLGDILMNLMDPRISFVKKGGAR
- a CDS encoding peptide ABC transporter substrate-binding protein, whose protein sequence is MKKLLSMLLCAAMLLGTLAGCGQKAGDSSENYRKLYSEEFTTMNYLISGSQTEQAVAANCVDGLIEYDKYGVVQPGLAETWETSDDQLTWTFHLRKGVKWVDSTGKEVADVKAQDFVDAAQYLLTDTYQSETANIFYSVVKNAEDYYNKKITDFSQVGVKAADDSTLVYTLKKPTPYFLSMLVYVCFLPANGDFLKEKGASFGVDNTSLLYNGAYLLTTYEPQVSHVYTKNDKYWDKDKVYIGTITETYNKEKNTLAPEMYKRGEIDQAYISSDILDQWMKDDSTKNLVSPSRSQCYSYFYAFNFNPKFDAQYEPDNWTKAVNNEDFRKSIFYGLDRIKALAVAEPYNPDKQLLNTVTPPALVDLDGTDYTNIGDLKAITARDSFQADEAKKYAEKAKTELKAAGATLPVKILMPYNPTTANWDKECQVVEQQLEGLLGKDYIDIIPEAGPSTGFLSATRRAGKYALMKVNFGPDYADPQTFTDPFQPNDANGEGGGNYNWPEKAQGYTDADGNKTYTNLYNAAIAESTDLDKRYNAFAKAEAFLINNAFVIPYGLNTDGYQVTKRNEFDYQYAPFGVSILRYKGQHLLEKPMSMDEFYAAEKKWDEERAAALAKAKK